In Crinalium epipsammum PCC 9333, the following are encoded in one genomic region:
- a CDS encoding Nif11-like leader peptide family natural product precursor, with protein sequence MAFEQIEAFLKKMQSEPELKNEVLAASTADDIARIALKLGFEFSGDELLRMSGKKVGSITVRKTDLPGEYN encoded by the coding sequence ATGGCTTTTGAGCAAATCGAAGCATTTTTAAAGAAAATGCAGTCTGAACCTGAACTTAAAAACGAGGTACTCGCAGCATCAACCGCAGATGATATTGCACGAATAGCACTCAAGCTTGGTTTTGAATTTTCAGGTGATGAATTATTAAGAATGTCAGGTAAGAAAGTTGGCAGCATTACTGTTAGAAAAACTGATCTTCCTGGAGAGTACAATTAG
- a CDS encoding isochorismate lyase has protein sequence MKTPEQCNNIDEIRFQIDTLDKQVINLLGQRFGYVKAASKFKTSETSVRAPERFEAMLEQRKAWAEDAGLSPEAIEKMYRDLVNYFIEEEIKNWQNQDDC, from the coding sequence ATGAAAACACCAGAACAATGCAATAATATAGATGAGATCAGATTCCAAATAGATACCTTAGACAAACAAGTTATTAACTTACTTGGTCAGCGTTTTGGTTATGTCAAAGCAGCATCCAAGTTCAAAACTAGCGAAACAAGTGTCCGTGCTCCAGAGCGCTTTGAGGCTATGTTGGAGCAAAGAAAAGCATGGGCAGAAGATGCTGGGCTAAGTCCAGAGGCTATCGAAAAAATGTATCGAGATTTGGTTAATTATTTTATTGAGGAAGAAATAAAAAATTGGCAAAACCAAGATGATTGTTAA
- a CDS encoding CDP-alcohol phosphatidyltransferase family protein, with translation MNSQKVPFFIAQIPSILVGVRVAIAPLLVLDALDHDTTTWFVGGYIIAILSDIFDGIIARRLGVSTVQFRQADSWADIFLFICLAISTWLVYPHVLIDFKNPLLLALAAQLILFTISLIKFKKLPSFHTYTAKLWGLMLLIATVSLFGFDYDKPLWLAIVLCWINSTEEIAMTLLLPEWKCDVLSIFHALNLRRDFLQ, from the coding sequence ATGAATAGTCAAAAAGTTCCTTTTTTTATTGCTCAAATTCCCAGCATTCTTGTTGGTGTTCGTGTAGCGATCGCACCTCTACTGGTGCTGGATGCGCTGGATCATGATACTACAACTTGGTTCGTTGGTGGTTATATTATTGCAATTTTATCTGATATCTTTGATGGCATTATTGCCCGTCGATTAGGAGTCAGTACAGTTCAATTTCGGCAAGCCGATAGTTGGGCAGATATCTTTCTGTTTATTTGCCTTGCCATTAGTACGTGGTTAGTATATCCTCATGTGTTGATTGATTTTAAAAATCCCTTACTTTTGGCTCTAGCTGCTCAATTAATTTTATTTACTATTAGTTTAATTAAATTTAAAAAACTTCCTAGTTTTCATACTTACACTGCCAAACTTTGGGGACTGATGCTGTTGATTGCTACTGTAAGCTTATTTGGGTTTGACTATGATAAACCCCTGTGGCTGGCAATTGTTCTTTGTTGGATAAACAGCACCGAAGAGATAGCAATGACATTGCTTTTGCCAGAATGGAAATGCGATGTCTTGAGTATCTTCCACGCTTTAAATCTGCGCCGCGATTTTCTCCAGTGA